From one Acipenser ruthenus chromosome 21, fAciRut3.2 maternal haplotype, whole genome shotgun sequence genomic stretch:
- the LOC117427730 gene encoding CDC42 small effector protein 2-A-like produces the protein MTEFWVCFSCCIAEQPQPKRRRRIDRSMIGEPMNFVHTTHVGSGDMGNGPGSAGLIQEQMKSKGGYGNEMSNVQE, from the exons ATGACTGAATTTTGGGTTTGTTTCAGCTGCTGCATTGCAGAACAGCCACAGCCT AAAAGGAGGCGCAGGATAGACCGAAGCATGATAGGCGAGCCGATGAACTTTGTTCACACCACGCATGTGGGATCAGGAGATATGGGTAATGGACCTGGATCA gCAGGGTTGATTCAAGAACAGATGAAGTCTAAAGGTGGCTATGGAAATGAAATGTCTAATGTTCAAGAATGA
- the LOC117428374 gene encoding signal peptide peptidase-like 2A isoform X1, translated as MSKILVASVCALFLCVQVNAQEAILHAFGPSAENEYCIVFNSSWTPLPPSLDNATQYQLVNLTSSVLCHKTDLPPAGLNGKAVVVMRGNCSFEEKALIAQSSGARAILIASKTSLTTPSAINTDKGLNILVALVRYKDVLNMQEAFKDSISVKLYAPPAALFDYSILVILFISVFTLALGGYWSGAAEQQEINFAVQGGRRKAESSDEIHFTPLKVVIFVLGMCGILVLLYFFYKWLVYVMIAMFCIASAMAVYGCLAALVQMIPCGRCSFSFRDKTVEIRFFFLAAFCIAVSVLWAVYRNEDRWIWILQDVLGIAFCLNFMRVLKISSFKICVTLLSLLLVYDVFFVFITPFFTKNGESIMVQVAAGPGATGEKRGGNMVEVPAEPTVPYEKLPIVMRVPRLSSPTQYLCGMEFSLLGYGDIIVPGLLVAYCHRFDVWNNNSTKIYYISCTIAYGVGMIVTLVVMVLSKMGQPALLYLVPCTLVTSTLVAWRRKEMKRFWAGTIYEVLDSSKEPLIQDGGESYGHIQ; from the exons ATGTCGAAAATACTGGTTGCGAGTGTTTGTGCCCTTTTCTTGTGTGTACAG GTAAATGCTCAAGAAGCAATCTTGCATGCATTTGGACCCTCCGCTGAAAATGAatattgcattgttttcaattcttCCTGGACACCTCTTCCACCGTCTCTTGATAACGCC acacagTACCAGTTGGTTAACTTGACCTCAAGTGTGCTGTGCCATAAAACTGATCTTCCTCCTGCGGGTCTGAATGGAAAGGCGGTGGTGGTAATGAGAGGAAACTGTTCTTTTGAAGAGAAAGCCTTGATTGCCCAGTCCAGTGGAGCCAGAGCTATACTGATTGCCAGCAAAACCAGTCTG ACCACACCCTCCGCAATCAACACTGACAAGGGACTGAACATCCTGGTTGCCCTTGTCAGATACAAAGATGTGTTGAATATGCAGGAG gcTTTTAAGGACAGTATATCAGTGAAACTTTATGCACCACCTGCAGCTCTGTTTGACTACAGTATTTTGGTTATATTATTTATCTCCGTGTTCACTCTTGCTCTGGGAGGCTATTGGAGTGGCGCTGCAGAACA GCAGGAAATAAACTTCGCAGTGCAAGGAGGAAGGAGGAAAGCTGAGAGCAGTGATGAGATCCATTTCACTCCACTGAAAGTGGTGATCTTTGTGCTTGGGATGTGCGGGATTTtggttttactttactttttctACAAGTGGCTAG TGTATGTTATGATTGCTATGTTTTGCATTGCCTCTGCAATGGCTGTGTATGGCTGTCTGGCTGCACTGGTACAGATGATACCATGTGGCAGATGCAG cttttcCTTCCGGGACAAAACCGTTGAAATTCGATTCTTCTTTCTTGCTGCATTTTGCATTGCAGTGTCTGTACTATGGGCAGTTTACCGGAACGAGGACAG atggattTGGATTTTGCAGGACGTGTTGGGAATCGCATTTTGTCTTAATTTTATGAGGGTGTTAAAAATCTCAAGCTTCAAG ATCTGCGTTACATTGCTCAGCCTCCTGCTTGTTTACGATGTGTTCTTTGTTTTCATCACTCCCTTTTTCACAAAG AACGGTGAAAGCATTATGGTTCAGGTTGCAGCTGGCCCAGGAGCCACTGGTGAAAAG AGAGGTGGAAACATGGTGGAAGTCCCTGCTGAACCCACAGTTCCCTATGAGAAA cTGCCCATTGTCATGAGAGTTCCCAGGCTTTCATCCCCGACTCAATACCTGTGTGGAATGGAATTTTCTCTTCTTGGATACGGAGATATTATTGTGCCAG GATTGCTGGTTGCTTATTGCCACAGGTTTGATGTGTGGAACAACAACTCTACAAAGATCTACTACATATCCTGCACAATAG CCTATGGTGTGGGTATGATAGTGACATTAGTTGTGATGGTCTTGTCAAAGATGGGGCAGCCAGCCCTGCTCTATCTAGTGCCATGCACTCTAGTTACCAGTACTTTGGTTGCCTGGAGACGCAAGGAAATGAAACGGTTTTGGGCAGGAACCATTTACGAG GTTTTGGACTCTTCAAAGGAACCTTTAATACAAG ATGGAGGAGAATCCTATGGCCATATCCAATAA
- the LOC117428374 gene encoding signal peptide peptidase-like 2A isoform X3 codes for MSKILVASVCALFLCVQVNAQEAILHAFGPSAENEYCIVFNSSWTPLPPSLDNATQYQLVNLTSSVLCHKTDLPPAGLNGKAVVVMRGNCSFEEKALIAQSSGARAILIASKTSLTTPSAINTDKGLNILVALVRYKDVLNMQEAFKDSISVKLYAPPAALFDYSILVILFISVFTLALGGYWSGAAEQQEINFAVQGGRRKAESSDEIHFTPLKVVIFVLGMCGILVLLYFFYKWLVYVMIAMFCIASAMAVYGCLAALVQMIPCGRCSFSFRDKTVEIRFFFLAAFCIAVSVLWAVYRNEDRWIWILQDVLGIAFCLNFMRVLKISSFKICVTLLSLLLVYDVFFVFITPFFTKNGESIMVQVAAGPGATGEKLPIVMRVPRLSSPTQYLCGMEFSLLGYGDIIVPGLLVAYCHRFDVWNNNSTKIYYISCTIAYGVGMIVTLVVMVLSKMGQPALLYLVPCTLVTSTLVAWRRKEMKRFWAGTIYEVLDSSKEPLIQDGGESYGHIQ; via the exons ATGTCGAAAATACTGGTTGCGAGTGTTTGTGCCCTTTTCTTGTGTGTACAG GTAAATGCTCAAGAAGCAATCTTGCATGCATTTGGACCCTCCGCTGAAAATGAatattgcattgttttcaattcttCCTGGACACCTCTTCCACCGTCTCTTGATAACGCC acacagTACCAGTTGGTTAACTTGACCTCAAGTGTGCTGTGCCATAAAACTGATCTTCCTCCTGCGGGTCTGAATGGAAAGGCGGTGGTGGTAATGAGAGGAAACTGTTCTTTTGAAGAGAAAGCCTTGATTGCCCAGTCCAGTGGAGCCAGAGCTATACTGATTGCCAGCAAAACCAGTCTG ACCACACCCTCCGCAATCAACACTGACAAGGGACTGAACATCCTGGTTGCCCTTGTCAGATACAAAGATGTGTTGAATATGCAGGAG gcTTTTAAGGACAGTATATCAGTGAAACTTTATGCACCACCTGCAGCTCTGTTTGACTACAGTATTTTGGTTATATTATTTATCTCCGTGTTCACTCTTGCTCTGGGAGGCTATTGGAGTGGCGCTGCAGAACA GCAGGAAATAAACTTCGCAGTGCAAGGAGGAAGGAGGAAAGCTGAGAGCAGTGATGAGATCCATTTCACTCCACTGAAAGTGGTGATCTTTGTGCTTGGGATGTGCGGGATTTtggttttactttactttttctACAAGTGGCTAG TGTATGTTATGATTGCTATGTTTTGCATTGCCTCTGCAATGGCTGTGTATGGCTGTCTGGCTGCACTGGTACAGATGATACCATGTGGCAGATGCAG cttttcCTTCCGGGACAAAACCGTTGAAATTCGATTCTTCTTTCTTGCTGCATTTTGCATTGCAGTGTCTGTACTATGGGCAGTTTACCGGAACGAGGACAG atggattTGGATTTTGCAGGACGTGTTGGGAATCGCATTTTGTCTTAATTTTATGAGGGTGTTAAAAATCTCAAGCTTCAAG ATCTGCGTTACATTGCTCAGCCTCCTGCTTGTTTACGATGTGTTCTTTGTTTTCATCACTCCCTTTTTCACAAAG AACGGTGAAAGCATTATGGTTCAGGTTGCAGCTGGCCCAGGAGCCACTGGTGAAAAG cTGCCCATTGTCATGAGAGTTCCCAGGCTTTCATCCCCGACTCAATACCTGTGTGGAATGGAATTTTCTCTTCTTGGATACGGAGATATTATTGTGCCAG GATTGCTGGTTGCTTATTGCCACAGGTTTGATGTGTGGAACAACAACTCTACAAAGATCTACTACATATCCTGCACAATAG CCTATGGTGTGGGTATGATAGTGACATTAGTTGTGATGGTCTTGTCAAAGATGGGGCAGCCAGCCCTGCTCTATCTAGTGCCATGCACTCTAGTTACCAGTACTTTGGTTGCCTGGAGACGCAAGGAAATGAAACGGTTTTGGGCAGGAACCATTTACGAG GTTTTGGACTCTTCAAAGGAACCTTTAATACAAG ATGGAGGAGAATCCTATGGCCATATCCAATAA
- the LOC117428374 gene encoding signal peptide peptidase-like 2A isoform X2 yields MSKILVASVCALFLCVQVNAQEAILHAFGPSAENEYCIVFNSSWTPLPPSLDNATQYQLVNLTSSVLCHKTDLPPAGLNGKAVVVMRGNCSFEEKALIAQSSGARAILIASKTSLTTPSAINTDKGLNILVALVRYKDVLNMQEAFKDSISVKLYAPPAALFDYSILVILFISVFTLALGGYWSGAAEQQEINFAVQGGRRKAESSDEIHFTPLKVVIFVLGMCGILVLLYFFYKWLVYVMIAMFCIASAMAVYGCLAALVQMIPCGRCSFSFRDKTVEIRFFFLAAFCIAVSVLWAVYRNEDRWIWILQDVLGIAFCLNFMRVLKISSFKICVTLLSLLLVYDVFFVFITPFFTKNGESIMVQVAAGPGATGEKRGGNMVEVPAEPTVPYEKLPIVMRVPRLSSPTQYLCGMEFSLLGYGDIIVPGLLVAYCHRFDVWNNNSTKIYYISCTIAYGVGMIVTLVVMVLSKMGQPALLYLVPCTLVTSTLVAWRRKEMKRFWAGTIYEMEENPMAISNNENGVIMHPEE; encoded by the exons ATGTCGAAAATACTGGTTGCGAGTGTTTGTGCCCTTTTCTTGTGTGTACAG GTAAATGCTCAAGAAGCAATCTTGCATGCATTTGGACCCTCCGCTGAAAATGAatattgcattgttttcaattcttCCTGGACACCTCTTCCACCGTCTCTTGATAACGCC acacagTACCAGTTGGTTAACTTGACCTCAAGTGTGCTGTGCCATAAAACTGATCTTCCTCCTGCGGGTCTGAATGGAAAGGCGGTGGTGGTAATGAGAGGAAACTGTTCTTTTGAAGAGAAAGCCTTGATTGCCCAGTCCAGTGGAGCCAGAGCTATACTGATTGCCAGCAAAACCAGTCTG ACCACACCCTCCGCAATCAACACTGACAAGGGACTGAACATCCTGGTTGCCCTTGTCAGATACAAAGATGTGTTGAATATGCAGGAG gcTTTTAAGGACAGTATATCAGTGAAACTTTATGCACCACCTGCAGCTCTGTTTGACTACAGTATTTTGGTTATATTATTTATCTCCGTGTTCACTCTTGCTCTGGGAGGCTATTGGAGTGGCGCTGCAGAACA GCAGGAAATAAACTTCGCAGTGCAAGGAGGAAGGAGGAAAGCTGAGAGCAGTGATGAGATCCATTTCACTCCACTGAAAGTGGTGATCTTTGTGCTTGGGATGTGCGGGATTTtggttttactttactttttctACAAGTGGCTAG TGTATGTTATGATTGCTATGTTTTGCATTGCCTCTGCAATGGCTGTGTATGGCTGTCTGGCTGCACTGGTACAGATGATACCATGTGGCAGATGCAG cttttcCTTCCGGGACAAAACCGTTGAAATTCGATTCTTCTTTCTTGCTGCATTTTGCATTGCAGTGTCTGTACTATGGGCAGTTTACCGGAACGAGGACAG atggattTGGATTTTGCAGGACGTGTTGGGAATCGCATTTTGTCTTAATTTTATGAGGGTGTTAAAAATCTCAAGCTTCAAG ATCTGCGTTACATTGCTCAGCCTCCTGCTTGTTTACGATGTGTTCTTTGTTTTCATCACTCCCTTTTTCACAAAG AACGGTGAAAGCATTATGGTTCAGGTTGCAGCTGGCCCAGGAGCCACTGGTGAAAAG AGAGGTGGAAACATGGTGGAAGTCCCTGCTGAACCCACAGTTCCCTATGAGAAA cTGCCCATTGTCATGAGAGTTCCCAGGCTTTCATCCCCGACTCAATACCTGTGTGGAATGGAATTTTCTCTTCTTGGATACGGAGATATTATTGTGCCAG GATTGCTGGTTGCTTATTGCCACAGGTTTGATGTGTGGAACAACAACTCTACAAAGATCTACTACATATCCTGCACAATAG CCTATGGTGTGGGTATGATAGTGACATTAGTTGTGATGGTCTTGTCAAAGATGGGGCAGCCAGCCCTGCTCTATCTAGTGCCATGCACTCTAGTTACCAGTACTTTGGTTGCCTGGAGACGCAAGGAAATGAAACGGTTTTGGGCAGGAACCATTTACGAG ATGGAGGAGAATCCTATGGCCATATCCAATAATGAAAATGGAGTAATCATGCATCCGGAGGAGTAG